From the genome of Nicotiana sylvestris chromosome 2, ASM39365v2, whole genome shotgun sequence, one region includes:
- the LOC104234687 gene encoding uncharacterized protein — translation MLQLADRSIAHPEGVIEDVLLQIGKFIFPTDFIILDYEADELVPIILGRPLLATGDAIIKVREGKMILRVDDEETVFNVYRAIQLPRHYEELSMISVVEADEHTHYPSVYLDNSLEKALMLLYSLGADEEVEEMMHILATSSTYLQGTHPFEPLNRPEGPPPKLSIEEAPKLELKPLPPHLQYAYLGDSDTLPVIVSSDLSKLQEEKLLRVLREHKRALGWTMSDIKGISPAFCMHKILMEDGHKPSVEKQRRINPIMKEMVRKEVIKWLDASIVFPISDIKWVSPVQCVPKKGGMTIVVNENNDLIPTRTVTGWRICIDYRKLNNATRKDQFPLPFIDQMLDRLAGQEYYYFLDGYSGYNQIVIALEDQEKTTFTCPYGTYAFKRMPFGLCNTPTTFQRCMMDIFTDMVERFLEVLMDNFSVFGCSFDNCLMNLDKVLARCEETNLVLNWEKCHFMVREGIVLGHKVSKDGLQVDKAKVEAIEKLPPPISVKGIRTFLGHVGFYRRFIKDFSKISSPLCRLLEKDVAFKFDNACLKAFEELKGRLVTAPIIISPDWEQPFELMCDASDLVVGAVLGQRRNKIFHSIYYASKTLNPAQMNYIFIEKELLAVVWVFDNFRSYLVGIKVIIYTDHSAIRLENRNHVAEGGAIKETFPDEQLLAITSSTTPWYANYVNFIASGVTPPELTPDNRRRFLHDVRLYMWDEPFLYRLCAEQCQRTGLITKKHKMPLQNILVVELFDVWGIDFMGPFPYSNDHRYILVAVDYVSKWVEVIAFPSNDAKLVVSFVKKHIFIRFGTPRVLISDGGTHFSNKLLVYGKACHFPVELEHKAYWEIKKLNMDGNLAGEKRLLQLNKLEEF, via the exons ATGTTACAGCTGGCTGACAGATCGATAGCACACCCTgaaggggtgattgaagatgtgttgcTGCAGATTGGGAAATTCATCTTCCCTACTGATTTCATTATCCTCGATTATGAGGCTGATGAactggttccaatcatattggggcgACCTCTCTTAGCTACTGGTGATGCAATTATCAAAGTGAGAGAGGGAAAGATGATTTTGAGAGTAGATGACGAGGAAACAGTTTTTAATGTCTACAGAGCAATCCAACTTCCCCGCCACTATGAGGAGCTCTCAATGATATCTGTTGTTGAGGCTGATGAGCATACTCATTATCCGAGTGTATATCTAGATAATTCTCTGGAGAAAGCACTTATGTTACTTTATAGCCTGGGGGCTGATgaggaggttgaggagatgatgcACATCCTTGCTACATCTTCTACGTACCTGCAAGGGACACACCCCTTTGAGCCTTTGAATAGACCAGAGGGGCCTCCTCCAAAGCTGTCAATTGAGGAAGCCCCAAAATTGGAACTTAAACCCCTTCCACCTCACCTACAATATGCTTATTTGGGTGACTCTGACACTTTACCTGTTATTGTCTCGTCTGACTTGTCTAAATTGCAGGAAGAAAAGCTATTGAGAGTGCTACGTGAGCACAAGAGAGCACTTGGGTGGACTATGTCTGACATTAAGGGCATTAGTCCAGCCTTCTGCATGCacaaaatcctcatggaggatgGGCACAAGCCCAGTGTAGAGAAACAACGCCGAATCAATCCAATTATGAAAGAaatggtaagaaaagaagtgattaagtggctCGACGCAAGTATTGTATTCCCTATATCAGACATCAAATGGGTAAGCCCCGTCCAATGTGTACCCAAAAAAGGGGGGATGACTATAGTAGTTAATGAGAATAATGATTTAATACCTACAAGaactgtcaccgggtggagaatttgcattgattatagaaaattgaacaaTGCCACCCGGAAGGACCAATTTCCCCTCCcttttattgaccaaatgcttgatagattagctggcCAGGAGTACTACTACTTCttagatggttactcggggtataatcagattgttatagccctagaggaccaagagaagaccacttttACGTGTCCTTATGGCACGTATGCGTTCAAGCGAATGCCTTTTGGTCTTTGTAATACACcaacgacttttcaaaggtgtatgatggacATTTTTACTGACATGGTTGAGAGGTTTTTGGAAGTGTTAATGGACAATTTTTCTgtgtttggatgttcttttgataacTGCTTGATGAACCTTGATAAAGTGcttgctaggtgtgaagagaCTAACTTGGTGCtaaattgggaaaagtgccatttcatggtacgtgaAGGTATAGTCTTGGGACACAAGGTGTCCAAAGATGGTTTGCAGGTGGACAAGGCAAAGGTGGAAGcgattgaaaaattgcctccACCGATATCTGTCAAAGGCATTCGCACTTTCTTGGGCCATGTAGGTTTTTATCgtcgtttcattaaagatttcTCGAAAATTTCCTCTCCCTTGTGCAGGTTGCTTGAGAAAGATGTTGCCTTCAAATTTGATAATGCCTGTCTGAAGGCATTCGAGGAGCTGAAAGGAAGGTTGGTTACTGCACCAATCATAATTTCTCCGGACTGGGAGCAGCCATTCGAGTTGATGTGTGATGCTAGCGACTTGGTTGTTGGTGCTGTCTTGGGGCAAAGGAGAAATAAGATATTCCACTCCATCTACTATGCAAGTAAAACTCTGAATCCAGCTCAGATGAACTACATCTTCATTGAAAAAGAGTTGCTTGCAGTGGTGTGGGTGTTTGACAATTTCAGGTCATATCTTGTGGGGATCAAAGTCATCATTTACACAGATCATTCAGCCATCAG GTTAGAAAATCGGAACCATGTGGCTGAAGGGGgtgcaatcaaagaaacattccctgatGAGCAGTTATTGGCAATCACCTCAAGCACAACCCCGTGGTATGCAAATTATGTGAATTttattgcaagtggggtgacacCACCAGAATTGACACCAGACAATAGACGAAGGTTCTTGCATGATGTGAGGCTCTACATGTGGGATGAGCCATTCTTATACAGGCTATGTGCAGAGCA gtgccaaagaaccggGCTGATCACTAAGAAGCACAAGATGCCGCTGCAAAACATCCTGGTAGTAGAGCTTTTCGATGTTTGGggaattgacttcatgggacctttTCCATACTCGAACGACCATAGATACATCTTGGTGGcagttgattatgtgtccaaGTGGGTGGAGGTCATTGCTTTTCCATCTAATGATGCAAAGTTGGTGGTAAGCTTTGTCAAGAAGCATATCTTCATACGTTTTGGAACTCCCAGAGTGTTGATCAGTGATGGAGGTACGCATTTCTCCAACAAACT ATTGGTGTATGGTAAGGCATGTCACTTTCCTGTCGAACTTGAGCACAAGGCCTATTGGGAAATAAAGAAGCTGAACATGGATGGGAACTTAGCTGGAGAGAAGAGGTTGCTGCAACTCAATAAGCTCGAGGAGTTTTGA